A region of the Candidatus Methanoperedens sp. genome:
ATGAAGGGCAGGTAAGTGCTATCGCATCCGCTTTTTTTGTGACTTCCATTAGTTTTATACGTGCAAGGGCTGTTGCCTCCTCCGGTTCATCCGCAGTATTGAGATTGCCGCCGCAGCAAAGCATTTTTGTTTCATAGTCGATGCTTTTTGCACCCAGCGCTTCTATTAAAGCGTCGAATTTTTTGGGTTTGTTGGGGTCATCAAAAGTTATTGATGAACTGGGACGAAGCATGTGACAGCCATAATGGGGTGCTATTCTCATGCCGTCGAATGATTTTATGAGGTGCTGTTTGATCTTCGGTAAACCGATCTCATCATGAAGTACCTCAACAAGATGTTTTACCTCGACCGTTCCTGTATATTCCAGGCCTGCAGAAGCAAGAATTGCGTTTACTTCGTCCCGTATTCCGGGATTTACACGCATTTCGACTTCCACGGATTTTAATGTGCTGTAGCAACCATTACATGGAACCAGCAGGTTATGGCCTGTTTTTTGTGCAAGTGCCAGGTTCCTTGCTGCTGTTACGTACCAAGCAAGATCTCCGATCGGCTTTACTATGCTTTTTGTAGGGCAGCATGTAGCCCCTTCAAGATCGTGAAGAATGCAGCCGAGCTGTGATAATACAAGCCTGGTTGATTTTTCCATGAAAGGGAAACGTGCTGGGATGATACAACCTAAAAACAAAGTATATTCTTGCATTATTTTCTCCAGTTGGGGAAGCAAACGATAGCTCTAATACTATATAAATTTAACTCGGAAAGGGGAAGGATACTGGCGATATATTATTAGTTATATGTGAATAAATATAACAAAACCGTTTATGATGATAATCTGCGTTATGAGATTTTTGCCATAAGACCGCAAGGTTTTTAAAGGGATATATCTTATTAAGCAAGGGTTTGCATAGATGAAAAAATAATGCATCCATGCGAACATCATCCAGAGAAAAGTAGTTAGAATTAGATATTTCATAATTATACAGGGGTCACAGATATCAATTGTGACCTGATAGATCAATGTTACTTGTCATTCATGGTTTGGGTTATAAGAGAAAGTCAAAGGGTCCGGGACTAATACAGTACTTTAGTTCAGGATAGGTACTTTCAAAAATAACAGCCCAAACGAATGAAATCTTTTTCTAATACTGTTCAAAGGGAGGGTACATTATGCAAAATTCAGATACAACAAAATATATCATTCATGCTACGATAAAAGCAGACGGAGTAATAGAACGCCCGGATGTTGTCGGGGCAATATTCGGACAAACCGAAGGGTTAATAGGAGCGGATCTTGACCTGCGGGAACTGCAAAAAAGCGGCAGGATCGGAAGGCTTGAGGTCAACATAAAATCAAACATGGGTAAATCGGCAGGAACAATAGATATACCCTCAAGTCTTGATAAAGTTGAAACCGCAGTCCTTGCAGCAAGCCTTGAAACCATCGACAGGATCGGTCCTTGCATTTCCAATATCAGCATTGTGAAAATTGAAGATGTAAGGAGTTCGAAAAGAAAACAGATAGTTGACAGGGCAAAGCAGGTACTTACAGCCATGTTCGATGAAATGCTCCCGGAAAGCCAGGAGATCATTGATGAGGTAAGGCAATCCGTAAGGATAGAGGAAATGACCACATATGGGAAAGATAATATCCCGATGGGCCCGAATGTGCTTGATTCTGATGCCATTATTGTTGTTGAAGGGAGGGCAGATGTCCTGAACCTTCTTCGTTATGGCATCAAAAACGCAATAGCTGTTGGCGGGACGAATGTACCGCAGGCAGTTGCTGATCTTTGCAAAAAGAAAACTGTTACAGCCTTCACGGATGGAGACCGGGGTGGAGAACTGATCATCAAGGAGTTGCTCCAGGTCGCAGATGTGGATTTCATTGCCCGGGCACCGGACGGGAAAGGCGTTGAGGAACTTGTCCAGAAAGAAGTTGTAAAATCATTAAGACAGAAAATACCTGTTGAGCAGGCATTTGATTATTACCAGGTTAACAAGAAGAGAAGAATAGCGATACTTGCAGCAACAAAGAAGAAAGCAGGAAAAGGCGAACCTATACCCATGCTTCCGGAAGAGGTAGAAACAAAACCTGTCAGGGAAGGATATGCAGAAATTGAACCTGTTTTAGAACAGGAAAGACAAAGGACAAGAGCGGAACCAAGGATAGAACATAAATTTGAATCCAGGGCAGAAACAAGAACTGAACAAAGAGTTGAGCCCAGATTCGAAACCAGGAAAGAACCAAAATATGAAAAAGAGGTAAAGGAAAGTCCTTTCCAGGAGCATATAACCGATTTGAGCGGCACCCTGAGCGCTCGCTTCATAGATGAAAATAATAATACAATCACTGAAGTGCCGGTCCGTGATCTTGCAACAGCTTTGAAAGATGCAAATGGCAACATCAAAAGTATAGTGTTTGACGGTGTTATAACCCAGCGCATTGTGGATATTGCAGCGGAGAAAGGTATTGAGAACCTGGTTGGTGCAAAAATGGGAAATATCGTGAAAAGCCCGACATCGATCCACATAGAAACGTCAAACCAGTTAT
Encoded here:
- a CDS encoding DNA primase, with protein sequence MQNSDTTKYIIHATIKADGVIERPDVVGAIFGQTEGLIGADLDLRELQKSGRIGRLEVNIKSNMGKSAGTIDIPSSLDKVETAVLAASLETIDRIGPCISNISIVKIEDVRSSKRKQIVDRAKQVLTAMFDEMLPESQEIIDEVRQSVRIEEMTTYGKDNIPMGPNVLDSDAIIVVEGRADVLNLLRYGIKNAIAVGGTNVPQAVADLCKKKTVTAFTDGDRGGELIIKELLQVADVDFIARAPDGKGVEELVQKEVVKSLRQKIPVEQAFDYYQVNKKRRIAILAATKKKAGKGEPIPMLPEEVETKPVREGYAEIEPVLEQERQRTRAEPRIEHKFESRAETRTEQRVEPRFETRKEPKYEKEVKESPFQEHITDLSGTLSARFIDENNNTITEVPVRDLATALKDANGNIKSIVFDGVITQRIVDIAAEKGIENLVGAKMGNIVKSPTSIHIETSNQL